The Mycobacterium paragordonae genome includes a region encoding these proteins:
- a CDS encoding TetR/AcrR family transcriptional regulator codes for MTTRTASVSRGAIPTGREEVAAAVLQAAADLFAERGPAATSIRDIAARSKVNHGLVFRHFGTKEKLVGAVLDHLSAATTGARQRGAPEAEVEQAVERHMRVIARTLLDGYPVGQLQTQFPGMAQLLEAVRPQFPDDRSARLAVANAAALQFGWRLFEPFLRASTGLDDLTDDELRQSVMAELARMVQPH; via the coding sequence GTGACTACACGGACGGCAAGCGTTTCGCGCGGCGCGATTCCCACCGGTCGGGAAGAGGTGGCCGCCGCGGTGCTGCAGGCGGCCGCCGACCTGTTCGCCGAGCGCGGACCCGCCGCAACCTCGATCCGTGACATCGCCGCTCGATCAAAGGTGAACCACGGCTTGGTTTTTCGGCACTTCGGCACGAAGGAGAAACTGGTCGGCGCGGTGCTCGACCACCTGAGTGCGGCCACCACCGGGGCGCGGCAGCGCGGTGCCCCGGAGGCGGAGGTGGAGCAAGCCGTGGAACGGCACATGCGGGTGATCGCCCGCACGCTGCTGGACGGCTATCCGGTCGGGCAGCTGCAGACGCAGTTTCCCGGCATGGCGCAGCTGCTCGAGGCGGTGCGCCCGCAATTTCCCGATGATCGCAGTGCGCGGCTGGCGGTGGCCAATGCGGCTGCCCTGCAATTCGGTTGGCGGCTTTTCGAGCCGTTCCTGCGGGCGTCGACCGGGCTGGACGACCTGACGGACGACGAGCTGCGGCAGTCCGTGATGGCCGAGTTGGCCCGCATGGTCCAACCGCACTGA
- a CDS encoding C39 family peptidase has protein sequence MTKAAKHFGFAGALATLATASLIAYPSVAQANPGGDGARMYGNPAAAAPFWRRQHDNMACAEVAVADVVGEITGNEPTEDEVKAVAANTPNSAGTGPIFNGNGTDPWDVAVLLGHYGIPSVRGQFTIGTLAPELGAGRKVLAAVNGETLWNQPGDHAHEDHFVVVTGIDTGAGVVHLNDSGVDYGRDEVVPFAVFEASWATSSHFAVIAK, from the coding sequence ATGACTAAGGCAGCAAAGCACTTCGGGTTCGCGGGCGCGCTGGCAACGCTGGCCACCGCATCGCTGATCGCCTATCCCTCTGTGGCGCAGGCCAATCCGGGCGGCGATGGCGCCCGGATGTATGGCAACCCCGCAGCGGCAGCACCATTCTGGCGCCGCCAGCACGACAACATGGCCTGCGCTGAGGTCGCGGTGGCCGATGTGGTCGGTGAGATCACCGGCAACGAGCCAACCGAGGACGAGGTCAAGGCGGTGGCCGCGAACACCCCGAACTCGGCTGGGACCGGACCGATCTTCAACGGCAACGGCACCGACCCTTGGGACGTAGCGGTTCTGTTGGGGCACTATGGAATTCCGAGCGTCCGGGGCCAGTTCACCATTGGGACGCTGGCACCGGAGTTGGGTGCCGGCCGCAAAGTGCTCGCCGCGGTCAACGGCGAGACGCTGTGGAATCAGCCCGGCGACCATGCCCACGAAGACCACTTCGTCGTCGTCACCGGCATCGACACCGGGGCCGGTGTCGTGCATCTCAACGACAGCGGCGTGGATTACGGCCGAGACGAGGTCGTTCCTTTCGCCGTCTTCGAAGCGTCGTGGGCCACCAGCAGCCACTTTGCCGTCATAGCCAAGTAA